TCCATAATTACAGCTCCGTCCCAATCATCATATACGTGCACCATATACTGAATAGAATCGAAGCCCCAGCCGTCTCGTTTAGACCATAGATTGTTGTAAACCGAATCAAGGCCTGTATCGTTCCAATTGAGCCAGAGACTAACCGACCATTCGCCTGATTCTGCAGCAGGGTCAAATGTGCCAGCGTTGGCTGTTCCGGCGAGATGATCAATTTCAACAGCACCGTTTGGTTTTAAGTTTTCAATATCCTGATCGCCTGTTACTACGCCGTCAACAAAGTTCACCGGTACAGATTGTTCTATATTTGCGTTATGCCCGTTACCTGTTAGATCGGAATAATAATTGGGGTCTGACCCCGCGACATCAGCCTCGTCCATACTCCAGTGCGCCACAAGGTCGCCAAAACTCAAGAATGCAGCATTGGTAGTTATAGTACTTGAATTTACTGATGCTTCACAGTAATAAAAACCAGTGTCAGCGGATGTTACATCAGCAATAGTCAATGTTGCTGCTGTCTCTCCGGAAAGCAGCTGGTCATCTTCGCCGCCAATAATTGAATCGGCAGACTTGTACCATTGGTATGATGGAGTATTTCCGGAAGCAGCGTCTGCTTCAGCAGTAAAGCTAACATCATCACCTTCATTTGCCAATACACCTTCCGGCTGGGTAACGATCCAAAGGTCTGCCTCAATTAAAATATTATCAATTATCAAGTCGCCGGTGAAATCATTGAATACACCCAAACTAACACGAACATCAGCTGTGGAAGTGCCGGCGGGAGCTGAAGCTGAACCACTCGCTGTTATTGTTGAGCTCCCTGTATCAGCCAGATCTACATTCTCCTCGCCGAGAAAAGAGCCGCTGGAATCGAAAAACCTCAACTGAAACAAACCGGCCAAATCATCGCTGGAAAAATTGTCTACCGAATACTCAAAGCTGTAATTGTATGTTGTAGCAGAAGCGCTGAATTTGTCGCTTATTATATCAGCATGGTCGCTGGCAGCGTCTGTACGCAGATATCCGTCGTTATAAGAGAAATCAACTACACCGTTGCCCCCAGTACCGCTGTTCCAATACTGGTCTGGCGGATCCGCTTCAAAGTCTCCGTTAGGCAGAATATTTGCCTCCGCGGCAACACCCATAAACCCAATGAAAGCTAAAACCAAAAAATAGCTAATGCTTTTTTTCATAATTTTCTCCTTACTAAAGAATTTCATTTAATAGAAGGGGCTTGAATACCATCAAGGCTCCCTTCAGTTCACATAACGTTTTTACGCTGAGCGTCTTTTCCTCATCATTGCTGCAGCGCCTAATCCGAGAAGTGAAAGCGAAGCCGGCTCGGGAACTATCGAAACATTATCAACCTTAACAGCTCCGTTGAAATTGTTATAGGTTCCGTTACTCAATTCAACAGCAGCTAACGCCGCATTTTCGAGCCCCACTGTAGTCTGGCCTGTGAGCGTGTTCCAACTGAACCCCGTATGATCAGTAATCTCTTCTAACACAGTATCCCCAATCCAGTTTTCCTGTTCATCATAGAACTGAAGTCTGAAGAGATACCCTTCAGTCTGGGGGGTCGAGGATATCCATGTAGCATAGTCAATGCTGTAATCAAGCTGCATACCCTGATAAACCGAAAAGCGATCACTGCGTGCGTTAGCCCCATAGTCTTCAGTGTTTTCAAGATTCTCAGCATTAGTGTCCATGTACAACTCACCGTTGTCAAATGTAAGAGTTGCACCGCCCCAGTTGCCTCTTTCCGGCCAATTGTCAGTCCCGTTTGCGAAATCACCATTGGCAATATAATTCGCATGAGAACTAACTGCTATAGCTGCAACAGCAGCTAACATTAAAATACTTTTTACTTTTTCCATTTTTTTACCCTCGAAAAATTAATAAAACAATTTACACAATTTTCTTTACTGTGCTCACACCTTAAAATAAGCGCGAGCACACCTTTAAAAAACGCTTTTGTCTAGTCCTGAGTATAGTTGACAGATATCAGAATAGATGTTAATTAAATTTCAGGAATATTTATGAAAGACAAAAGACCTACAGGCACTCGTTATAGTGAAGCATTTAAGTTGCAAGTGGTAAATGAGCTTGAATCTGGTAAACTCTCATGTATAAATGAAGCCAATATTCGTTATGGAATAGCAGGAAGCCACACCGTTAAGCGTTGGCTTAAGAAATACGGCCGAAACCATTTAATACCAAAGAGGATACGCGTGGAAAGACCAGATGAACATGACCGGTTAAAGCAATTAAAAGCAGAGAACAAAGAGCTGAAAGAAGCTCTCGCAGATGCTTATTTAGAAAAGCTTGTAAGTGATTCTCGATTTGAAGTTACCTGTGAGCAGTTTGGCTTGGACAGTGAAGAAGTCAAAAAAAAACTAGATACGAAACGGCACACAAGGCTTACAAAAGGGCTTCAGAAAAGGAAGAAAAAGTAACCATAACTGAAATATGCTGCGCATCAGGCATAAGCCGCCAGTATTTTTATAAGACTCGTAAAGTGCGTCAAAAGCAGCTTATTGATGAGGCTTTTATAATGGATTTGGTAAACCAGGAGCGTTCCTTGCAGCCTCAATTAGGCTGCAGAAAGCTCTTGTCGCTGATATCTGAGGACTTATCAGAAGCGGGGGTTAGTATAGGTCGAGATCGGTTTTTCGATTTGATGGGCAAGTTTAATAAGCTGATCAAGCCTAAAAGACGCAGCACCTCAACGACTAACAGCCGGCACAGGTTTCGGGTCTATAGTAATAAGCTTAAAGATATGAATCTGCAAGGCCCAAATGAGGCAATTGTAAGTGATATAACTTATATACGCACCGATCAGGGTTTTGTCTATCTTGCTCTTGTAATGGATGCCTTCAGCCGCAAGGTCATAGGTTATGATTGCAGTGATAGTCTTGAGGCCGAGGGTTGTTTAAGAGCCTTGAACCGAGCATTGAAGCAGATCCCCACCTCAGCAAAGGCGGTTCATCATTCCGATCGAGGCTGCCAGTACTGCTGCAATGCTTATATTGATATGCTCCAAGAAGCTGGTATTGGTATCAGCATGACAGAAGATAAACATTGTTATGAAAATGCTAAGGCAGAGCGGCTTAACGGAATAATGAAACATGAATATGGTTTGTGCAATACCTTTGCGAAAAAGGAACATGCCTATGAGGCAGTAAAACAAGCGGTGTTGCTTTATAATACCCGCCGCCCGCATGCAGCATTAGGCTATCGAATACCAGAGGCGGTGC
This window of the Sedimentisphaera salicampi genome carries:
- a CDS encoding LamG-like jellyroll fold domain-containing protein, coding for MKKSISYFLVLAFIGFMGVAAEANILPNGDFEADPPDQYWNSGTGGNGVVDFSYNDGYLRTDAASDHADIISDKFSASATTYNYSFEYSVDNFSSDDLAGLFQLRFFDSSGSFLGEENVDLADTGSSTITASGSASAPAGTSTADVRVSLGVFNDFTGDLIIDNILIEADLWIVTQPEGVLANEGDDVSFTAEADAASGNTPSYQWYKSADSIIGGEDDQLLSGETAATLTIADVTSADTGFYYCEASVNSSTITTNAAFLSFGDLVAHWSMDEADVAGSDPNYYSDLTGNGHNANIEQSVPVNFVDGVVTGDQDIENLKPNGAVEIDHLAGTANAGTFDPAAESGEWSVSLWLNWNDTGLDSVYNNLWSKRDGWGFDSIQYMVHVYDDWDGAVIMETPGGGWIGTGGGAITPGQWHHLVITYDSSQRAEIWLNSELEAANDNYVMGTKSDATFWIGRNDSTAEWFDGAIDDFKVFNYALSDTDIYDLYYDETGDRRCLEELRPEVDLNGDCVVDFVDFSLLAEEWLNDGNYTPQAF
- a CDS encoding PEP-CTERM sorting domain-containing protein, with the protein product MEKVKSILMLAAVAAIAVSSHANYIANGDFANGTDNWPERGNWGGATLTFDNGELYMDTNAENLENTEDYGANARSDRFSVYQGMQLDYSIDYATWISSTPQTEGYLFRLQFYDEQENWIGDTVLEEITDHTGFSWNTLTGQTTVGLENAALAAVELSNGTYNNFNGAVKVDNVSIVPEPASLSLLGLGAAAMMRKRRSA